The Danio rerio strain Tuebingen ecotype United States chromosome 1, GRCz12tu, whole genome shotgun sequence genome includes a region encoding these proteins:
- the si:dkeyp-13d11.1 gene encoding uncharacterized protein si:dkeyp-13d11.1 isoform X1 — MPRKKTISLKRNCPQRSEAEADLLSEEPPESSQKIHKVHHDKDDDNDLSVVAVETITPEPGQGDGSSSMVEKDKLMLMAQTIQTLKQERDFLRQTVLKLSNRGAKKVKKVLDTSTECSTSNTDEESMTSSSSSDSPDSDIPRKKRKSHKKTKRASRSKSTKHSTRATTPDDVLRRYNKVFNAYKKEGSISKACAKVGVDRNTLALTAVVAEIQLVDAEFYRSIPKFRTKEEKLFEFAKRCLQSLTTDLKSVIENAKQERKLLPIKYKFR; from the exons ATGCCACGAAAAAAGACGATTTCTTTGAAGAGGAACTGCCCCCAACGCAGCGAAGCTGAAGCTGACCTCTTGAGTGAAG aacCGCCTGAATCATCCCAAAAAATTCATAAAGTACACCATGATAAAGACGATGACAATGACCTTTCTGTTGTTGCGGTGGAAACCATAACTCCAGAACCAG gacAAGGTGATGGGTCTTCCTCAATGGTGGAAAAAGACAAGCTGATGCTCATGGCCCAGACAATACAAACACTTAAACAGGAACGAGATTTTCTCCGCCAAACTGTCCTAAAATTGTCAA ACAGAGGggcaaaaaaagtaaagaaagtcTTGGACACAAGCACTGAATGCAGCACCAGTAACACTGATGAGGAGTCCATGACTTCTTCCTCCTCTTCAGATTCACCTGATAGTGATATTCCTCGGAAGAAGAGAAAGAGTCATAAGAAGACAAAGAGGGCCAGCAGGTCAAAATCTACCAAGCACAGCACACGTG CAACAACCCCTGATGACGTACTAAGGCGGTACAACAAAGTTTTCAATGCCTATAAAAAAGAAGGGAGCATTAGTAAAGCATGTGCCAAAGTTGGGGTTGACCGTAATACTCTCGCATTAACAGCTGTTGTGGCTGAAATTCAGCTTGTTGATGCTGAGTTTTACAGAAGCATCCCTAAATTCAGAACCAAGGAGGAGAAACTTTTTGAGTTTGCCAAGAGGTGCCTGCAGTCGCTGACAACAGACTTAAAATCTGTCATTGAAAACGCCAAACAAGAGCGCAAACTTCTGCCAATAAAGTATAAGTTCAGATAG
- the si:dkeyp-13d11.1 gene encoding uncharacterized protein si:dkeyp-13d11.1 isoform X2: protein MPRKKTISLKRNCPQRSEAEADLLSEEPPESSQKIHKVHHDKDDDNDLSVVAVETITPEPGQGDGSSSMVEKDKLMLMAQTIQTLKQERDFLRQTVLKLSNRGAKKVKKVLDTSTECSTSNTDEESMTSSSSSDSPDSDIPRKKRKSHKKTKRASRSKSTKHSTRAFIFLQQQPLMTY, encoded by the exons ATGCCACGAAAAAAGACGATTTCTTTGAAGAGGAACTGCCCCCAACGCAGCGAAGCTGAAGCTGACCTCTTGAGTGAAG aacCGCCTGAATCATCCCAAAAAATTCATAAAGTACACCATGATAAAGACGATGACAATGACCTTTCTGTTGTTGCGGTGGAAACCATAACTCCAGAACCAG gacAAGGTGATGGGTCTTCCTCAATGGTGGAAAAAGACAAGCTGATGCTCATGGCCCAGACAATACAAACACTTAAACAGGAACGAGATTTTCTCCGCCAAACTGTCCTAAAATTGTCAA ACAGAGGggcaaaaaaagtaaagaaagtcTTGGACACAAGCACTGAATGCAGCACCAGTAACACTGATGAGGAGTCCATGACTTCTTCCTCCTCTTCAGATTCACCTGATAGTGATATTCCTCGGAAGAAGAGAAAGAGTCATAAGAAGACAAAGAGGGCCAGCAGGTCAAAATCTACCAAGCACAGCACACGTG CTTTTATCTTTCTACAGCAACAACCCCTGATGACGTACTAA
- the si:dkeyp-13d11.2 gene encoding uncharacterized protein si:dkeyp-13d11.2, with translation MLTGKLNKIIRLCSGGKHRKLVIKWLQRKGLLCKAPHCRQCGKKMSIKAHSGRDGYIWTCRRNKHRRITLSIRKGSLFHNSRIPLVKWMEYIYRFSQGLHLRQIDLMDDGVAKTSTTLSRMNKLLRKVCIKALSNLKRRTGLRVGGKSRQKFVAIDESKFAHKRKFNRGRFCTTWQRRKGWVFGMMEVKGDRRLPVLKMVKDRSRTTLVPIITRHIRRGSTVYSDNWRAYLNALQPLRYRHLTVNHSENFVDPQTGCHTQHIERAWLAIKAQVSRLRGNKTTKLLREHLKFIQWHYWLGRRNSKGALAQLIHDIRKAYRVD, from the exons ATGCTTACAGGGAAATTAAACAAGATTATACGGCTTTGCAGCGGTGGAAAACATAGAAAATTAGTGATCAAATGGCTACAGAGAAAAGGCTTGCTTTGTAAAGCACCTCATTGTCGCCAGTGTGGAAAAAAGATGAGTATTAAAGCCCACAGTGGACGTGATGGTTACATATG gaCATGCCGAAGAAACAAGCATCGCAGAATTACACTCTCCATTCGCAAAGGATCACTGTTTCATAACTCCAGAATACCTTTGGTAAAGTGGATGGAATACATATATAG ATTTTCACAGGGTCTACATTTAAGACAAATTGACTTGATGGATGATGGTGTTGCCAAAACTTCAACAACATTGTCCAGAATGAACAAATTGCTCAGAAAG GTTTGCATCAAGGCATTGAGTAATTTGAAAAGAAGAACAGGCCTTAGAGTTGGTGGAAAGTCAAGACAGAAGTTTGTGGCCATAGATGAGTCCAAGTTTGCTCACAAGAGAAAG TTTAATCGTGGCCGCTTTTGTACTACTTGGCAGAGAAGAAAAGGATGGGTTTTTGGGATGATGGAGGTTAAAGGAGATCGCCGCCTACCAGTCTTAAAGATGGTAAAGGACCGTTCCAGGACCACACTGGTGCCCATCATCACAAGGCACATCAGAAGGGGGTCAACTGTTTACAGTGACAATTGGAGGGCATATCTGAATGCATTACAACCTTTACGATACAGACACCTAACTGTTAATCACAGTGAAAATTTTGTTGATCCCCAAACTGGCTGTCACACACAACATATTGAAAGGGCTTGGCTTGCCATCAAGGCACAGGTATCAAGATTAAGGGGTAACAAGACTACAAAACTATTGAGAGAACATTTGAAATTCATTCAGTGGCACTACTGGCTGGGAAGGCGAAATAGTAAAGGTGCCTTAGCACAGCTTATCCATGACATTAGAAAAGCATACCGGGTTGATTGA